The Plasmodium vinckei vinckei genome assembly, chromosome: PVVCY_05 region TTACAAATCCAATCCataactatttttaaaatttcttCATTTCCTGGCTCTACCGTTATAGCATGATGCATATCGGCAACAGTATGAAATTCTTTTTCAGGAACATCTACATTcttataaaatgaatatgcCCCTTTAAAACAACAAACAGTATCATCTTTTGAATgcacaaataataaaggaaTATCTTTTggcatataattaatattactaTCCAATGCAAGCGTTCCTTTTATAAGTTCAGATACACATCTAAATTTTAATCCAATGTTATTTCGAAATTTATCATACTTACATATTGTATCAATATATTCTGACTTTTTATAACGCATTTCTGacgaaattattttattagacGCGACATAAGCCAAGAAGTTCATTAtaggtaaataaaaatacttgAATGAATTGAGTCCAATATTCCatagtatttttattatcatcataCCAGATAAAGTTACGCAACCTTTAATATTGAATTTATCTAAACAATTATAGCGTCCTTCACATTTATTACTAGTGCTAGAAATAGTATTTGTCGTATGAGAGGTACTAGCACTAGAAGTGCATGGATCGTCATTTTTAGAACTATTCATATCATACATATCATTGTCAATTTCATTAACATTAGTAGGGTTGTCTAACATGAtgctacattttttatagttatTTGACTCTCCAGAATCAATcgtttcttctttttctttatttaatgaTTGTAATACTCTTAAACCAATAGTTCCTCCCATCGAATGCCCAACAATATACATAGGaagtcttttttttttagttggCACTATATCATAAGATTCACCATCCGTTTGATTATCATTTGAGATTTCATCTTGAATTTGATTCATATATTGTATTACATCATCAACTAGATCATCAAAAGAACTAAAATCGCCTCTAACATTTTTCCATGTTTCTGATTCACCATGCCCTTGCAAGTCTAGTCCATATACTGAAtaaccatttttattaaaattttcgaTCCAGCTatctttataaatatagtaatTATCATTGTCTACTACTAACTCTTCACTATCATTTggaaattttatattcatctCATAAAAGTTAGTCTAGTATGAGATTTTAATCCATGTATTAACAATATAATTCCTATCGCATTTTTAACTAGCCATccatatgtttttaaaagtaAACCATTTTTGTTACATAACCAACCTATCTTAGGATTCCCATCTAAATTACATGTATTTCTTAATTCGtcattattaaattcaaTTTCTTCCATCATCAATATTatggaatataataatccaTACTacaactaaaaaaatatattattttatagcCAAAATATAcgcatatatatcattttttcttttaataacCCATTTTAAATGGTAAATGCCTCTGTTTTTTGCATAAAACGTGTATTatctacatatatataattaaatttttacttttcaaatatatgcatatagattattaacataaaatatatcatactAATCGTATTATGGCggtatataaatttatatatgcaaactATACatcatattaaattaatataaaataatattatagcattgcatatacattatattaatacaacaaattataagaattggaaaaaaatgcataattatagttctttatattattttcgaATATTTTCTCGTATTTCATgcaataaaatgaaattacaattgatataataagattagtacaaattattatatattgttcttcgataatatatttttggttttatttaattttcttGGTTTCGATAGTTCAAATTTGATctaagaatatatatatttaaaatatgcaattgttgttatattattttttattgataaatagtgatttatataatgcttttacttaaaaaataatgatgaacAGATGCAATATgcatatcatatttataaaagcaccaaaaaaaagcaacaacaaaaaattttttttttatttttattttgatgtAATAACaagtatatttaatttgatataaataaaaaaggtatataatatatattattaatataattttttaattataatgagTAAAATAATCTCCTAGCAAAAAATGttactaataaatataatactttACAACtgttaattatttatgacattaattatatattatatgaaaatttataaaaacatttatattttttttttatttaaagtaataacattttatttacctCAAAATTATTGTCTACAATTAATAACATATTGCTAAAAGTTATGATATCATTTTAACCATAAACTTTACAAGCATATCTAAAACGTtaatttgttcattttaCGTGTATACAATTTAGattatcataaaa contains the following coding sequences:
- a CDS encoding lysophospholipase, putative, with product MNIKFPNDSEELVVDNDNYYIYKDSWIENFNKNGYSVYGLDLQGHGESETWKNVRGDFSSFDDLVDDVIQYMNQIQDEISNDNQTDGESYDIVPTKKKRLPMYIVGHSMGGTIGLRVLQSLNKEKEETIDSGESNNYKKCSIMLDNPTNVNEIDNDMYDMNSSKNDDPCTSSASTSHTTNTISSTSNKCEGRYNCLDKFNIKGCVTLSGMMIIKILWNIGLNSFKYFYLPIMNFLAYVASNKIISSEMRYKKSEYIDTICKYDKFRNNIGLKFRCVSELIKGTLALDSNINYMPKDIPLLFVHSKDDTVCCFKGAYSFYKNVDVPEKEFHTVADMHHAITVEPGNEEILKIVMDWICNLRKNGEDEIEDEKENEI